In Meles meles chromosome 2, mMelMel3.1 paternal haplotype, whole genome shotgun sequence, the sequence CTCATGCTCCCCAAGGGGCAAAGGCTCCCTGGAGAAGAGTGAAACCTTCTCTCTAGTGAGGTCGAATTACTGGATCGCAAGGCTTCAGTATGATCGGATTCAGCTCAGCACCCACGTGGCGGCTGGGCGCGGCCATTCGCAGTGCCAGCTGGCCGAAGGTTCAGGAAGCAGAGCCCCGCTGTCCCACAGGCCGTCCTTCCCTGCCTGTGTACTCCTCCTTCcacccaggaccctaggatccagcGGCGTCCAAGCTGCCAccctctgccttttctccacaGTGCCCCACTCCGTGCCTTCCCCCGGAGAAACACATTGCGTTTTATTTCTCGTCCTCCGATAACCTGGGACTGGCTTCCCTAATTGTCTGTGGTGTGTTTGTCCCCTCCTGCTGGTAGGTCATCGTGCTGTCCACGAGACTCCTGAAGCCACTTAACATTCCTGAGCTGTTGTTTGCCACTGACCGGCTGCATCCAGACCTTGGCTTCTGAGCGGCTGCTAAGAGGACACCTGCCCGAGGTGGAAATACCTGTCCTGTGGCCCGCCGCCATTCAAGACACACCTCCAAACCCCGCGTCCTCTTGCTAATTGTGGGGAGGATGGAATTCTGGCCCAGACATCTTGAGAACCGTGTAGCAAAGTGCTTTGCTTGGACTGCAaatgggtctttaaaaaaaattgtatttttattcatttttctaaagGTATCTCACTGTCTCTCAGCTGGCTTCATTTGACATGATTCCCATTTCTGCTTAACCCTCTGTTTGTGATCTTCCCGATTCCAGCTACAAACTCCTGAATTCTACGTAAACGCCTGTTGGCAAGTGTTGGTAGCTTACAAGCTATTTGATCTGCAGTGGCTCAAGAAATTAAATGTGCTTTAGAATTATGAGTGTGAAGCAAGTTTGGTTTCCATTAAGATTATGTAACTGGGGAGGGAACGTTGCGAATCAGATCTGAGAGCTTGCTgaaaaggcaaggaagggagGGGTTAGTAGCTAGGGCCCTGCTGGTAGCCTGCCTGCCTCGTAACTGAGCCTGTCATTACAAAGGGTGGCATTGTCCCCTCGAGTTCATGCAGCAGGGTCCCCCGTCTATGTGCAACAGTAGTGAGAGAGAGGTTGACTGGAGGGCTGGTTCTGCCCGTAAAAGctttcctcccctcccaaagGAAGGCCCCCCCTTAAGGCATCTGGTCCACGGAGTCTAGATGAGAACCTCAACCCCTGGGACTTTTATGAGTTAGTGCTTCTATTGAAATAGAGAGCTCTCTTTTCGGTTTGTCTCACTTTTCCTTCTGGCCCTAGCAGAAAAACCTAGACCCAATTAGTGAAATTATTGAAGAACTCTGGCAAAAATGAACTGCTTGGTACCCACACATTTGTAGGTATACAGTTAGAGGGAGCTCTTAAAAAGCTGTGTAATGAAGAGAGAAACCTGAAAAACCGTTCTAGAGTGGATTAAACAGGTGGGGGAAGTAAAGTGTAAATTAAAACTCTCATGTGTCTCGGATTTTAGTTCCCTATAAAGTAatgttattttaatgaaaaaactgTGAAGTTCGAAATCATTCTGAGATGCAGAGTAGATTTTATAGATACCAAtgtccttcttctcctcctccccctccttcttcttctccttcttcttctccttcttcttcttcttctccttcttctccttcttctttcttctttcttcttctccttctccttctccttcttctccttcttcttcttcttctccaggTATGTTCCCACCAGTCACACTGATAATGAGACCCCATGTTTCTTTCATTCCCCGATCTAGAAGTTCGAATCTGAGTCAGAGAGAAAATGGCGATAGCCTGAAAGAAATGCTAATTAAAGCAGagatttaattttactttctaaaaataaaataatagtaataataatacactGTTACTTGTGTCGGTGTACATTCTTTCATTTCCACATATCAAGGGGCACGTTCCGGGCACTCTGCTGGGTTCCGGCCATGCCGGTGAAGGTGAGGGAGCCAGACGTGTCCCTGTCTCTGGGGCTCTCGAAGACGGAGCAGCTCGGGCTCCTCCCTGTCCTCTGGGCCTATGTGAGTATCTGCTCGAGgtgaatctgtttttttttttttttttaagatttttatttatttatctgagagagagacagcgagagagagcatgagaggtgagaagcagactccctgtggagctgggagcccgatgcgggactcgatctcgagactccaggatcatgacctgagccgaaggcagttgcttaacccattgagccacccaggcgtccctcgagGGGAAGTCTTAGCACCACACGTCTGTATGCAAAGGAACCTAAAAACCAAACTGCTACCAGGTAGTGACAAGGACCCTTGTAGTGACTAGTACCGGTGGGAGGGCTCAGAAGAGCGGGTCTCACTCTCAATCCAGCGTTGCTGGAATGTTCTCCACAGCAAACCCATACATGTGTTGTACTTTTGCAGCGTTCATGTATTTTTTACAAGttaattttgtcttttagaaAAGAATACCGCAAAGCTTCTACTCTGGAATTACCCGGGAAGGAAGTCCCCGCCTGTGAGTGTTATCATCTAGCCGTGGCTGGGCCCCCGAAGGCAGTCTCCGCGTGCTGGGGGATAGGGCACGAGTCAGGCTCACGACCACCTTCTTCCATCTCTGCTGCTGCGAGGAACTGAGCTGGGCGGGCCGCCAAGGGCAGAAGGCGCCGGACACAAGAGAAGGTTCACGGTGGCTCGAGTTCGTTTTGAATAAGAAGGTAGGAGACGCGGGACAGAGCCCTGCTCCTTGAATTCAAAGCAGGAGCATAACGGAAACTTGGTATAAATCCTACAAAGGGCCTTCAGCAGATGGGGAAAAAGAAGGGACTCGGGAAGTGGCTCGCTGGCCCCTCGACGGGGCCTCCGAAACCCTGTCTGCGGTTGCCTCCTTCTTGGGCTCAGGGCCCAGGAgcgggagaggctgagggagaaacGGATCTCGCTCCTGAGCTCCTTCGAAGGTGTGAACAGCGCTCagacccagcgtggggctcgtcAGGCCTCAGTGGCTCCATCTGGAAAGCACGGCTCGCTCCTGCAAGGTACCCACGTCCCGAAACATAGACGGCCACCGTCCCTGACACAGCGGCTGGCGCGTGACGCCAGTGGCTGCGGCGTCTGACTAGCCAGGACGCCAAGCGAGTCACCTCACAAAACGGTCAAGCCTCCACAGGAGAATAATGTCAAATGAAGAGAAAATCTAGAGGCATTTCCGGGGGCCACAAGGAGAGGAGAAGATAGAGAAGGGGTAACACCTCGGTCCCCCAGACTTCCAAGACAGTAGAGCCCAGAGGCCAAGCCAGCGGCCTTCGGTTCGCAGCCCGGGCTCTTCGACCCCACAGCTCGCTTCCCCTGGTCTCAGGGGACTGTGAAACGGGACAGTCACAGGGCCTGCCTCACCGGGCTGCTGTGAGAGCAGAAATGAGGACACATAAGGGCAAGCGGGCCAAGGGCACGTGAGAATCACCGTGCTCGGTAGTAACCGTCTGATGATTGCCTCACGTCCCTACGAGAAATTTCTCCGCCAGAAACGCTGACTGCGGAGTGAAAGGTTCCCCCactaatgggtccgtgattaaaggagcgagactgatacaaagcgaaggtcaagcaaagctttatttcacgccaagcatcgagaatcaaactgacgggccagggccgtctcttacaaagaggcgacctctctctgcttcacagactagcttttaagggcaaagatGATGTgtttgggcctggccacgcacaggtgaccaatgagattgtaacacagagaaagctgcacagtcccgctaggtcacacataagtgaccaactgaattatgatttaccctatagtagctatttgaactagcctatcgccttggtcagaattggcgcccaaagggcagggcccatactccttggtagctagggagacagtatgcggggccactgattggatacctccacctggcctgacccacccttgtatttgggctctgttacctgggactggtttcccgggcttgcttttaagtaagtcccctggggggggggggcagggtcagtttaagttttactgcataaacaacaaaatgattgtttaatccaagatggaatcgctctggctaaataggccctgaCAGGGAGCAGCTTGGTGGCTTCTGAGAGGAGGAGGCCTCCCAAGACGGATGCCCACGGCCACCACATGCGAGTGGGCCCGTTCTGAAGGCATCTGGGCTGCCTGGAGGTGGTGTGACAGGTGGAGCCGAGTGGCAGTGCTGGTTTCCTCTCTCGGGCCTGGCTTGGAGAGTTTTCCACCAGAACCCTGGCTGGCCACAGCCAAAACAAGCACGCGGAAATGCACACCCTCCGCCAAGGACCTCACGGCCGCTCGGTGTAAACACAGCGGACAGACGTGTAGAGACGGTGCAGCAACGGACTCTCCTGCGTTTGCAAACCCTCCTCCTGGGGCCCACTTCCCGCAAGCGCCAGGCCCAGGGGCCTGGAAGTGCTCGGGACTGGCCGATGGGAATGGCTCTGCTTACACCAGGCCCTGACCGTTGCAGTGTTTTCCCGACAACAAAGAATTCCGTCAAGCTCCCCTCCAGaccactattatttattttaccccGGTTACCAGAAACAGAATCTCACCAACAAATAAGCGGGTATTAGGAGCACTGTCCGCTGTCCCTGCTGGAGAAACATGAAGAAACTCCGCCTCTCTTTTGAGGGgatttttaaacacaaaagcaGATGATGGAGGGTTTGGAGAAGGTAGGTGAGGTGGCTGGGGTCTGGCCACAACCAGTAATAACCCTAGTCTTGTTCTATCGCCCCCCAGATTAGTGAGCTAATGAGGATAGTGAGAACTTCTTAGAAAACGTCTCTCTTTAGGCTTTAAGGCAGAAAACGGGAGTTTTCCTGGTGTATTTATTGTAATAAATAAAGCCATCTAATGCCTTCTGGGCCATCCTCTGAGGGGGTGTTGACTTACAGGGGGAGATCCTGCAGGGCCGTCCCCAtccccccctcacccctgcagagGCAGGACCCGGGGTTACTCGGTTGTTCATCTGTGAGGGCTTTGCCCACAAGCTTGTTCGCCAAACACATTTGTTTTCTCCCTCTTGGGGTGTAAAGCGAATGTCGAAATCTCCTGTGTCTCCAGAACAAGGGGCACACTGTGCACACGCCCAGCTTCCAAGCAGGCTGGGGCGGGCGGGAGCCTGGCAGGAAGGtgtccccacccctgcacacGGCGCAGCCGGGCAGGCTGCAGAGCACTCcaaatggttttgatttgcgGCAGGGAGGAAACTCAAAAGCCAGACACCAAGACAGACATGGATCCGGTTGTGGGGCTGATGGGCTGCGGGCTGAgctgccccacctccccctgcccccgcctccgCCAGTGTCTTTATTACCCAGCTGGGACTGGAGGCTCTTGAGCGAGGCTGATGGCAACAGCAGATGCTGctggccctggggcctggggccagggaGGAGCCACAAACCCAGGGCTGCCACCaaggaggatggagggaagggggtgggggggaagggcaggcccTCGAGGACCAGCATCTGCGAGACAGGGGAAGAGGACCCAGGGGCGCTTCGCTTGGAGGAGGGGAGCTGGGAAGCTGTGGCCAGATGCCCGGGGACTAGGCTGTGGCTTCGGACACTCctgggtgtgtgttgggggtggggggcggcggttCCTGAATCTGCCTCTTAGAAGGTGGGTCAGCTCCCTAATTCTTCGCAGCCTCCCTTCTCCCTGTCTGTAGGAAGAACTAAAAATGGACTGTGGCGTTGGTGTGGAGaacataattatttcaaataccCGGTAGAGCCAGACACAGGTTTCAATACACAGAAACAgtccctgtttctctctgccGTGGCCCTAAGCACAGGATGTgatctgagcctcagtgttctcgTCTTTAAAATGGGAGTGGTAGTATTCCCTTCCTCATAGGCTTCTTCAAAAGATTAAAGGAGATCCTTCATAATCTGGCACActataaatgctcagtaaattctAATTCCTTTCgtttctccaccacactcctgtccctccctttccttccccggGTGGCAAAGGAGGCAATCCCCGACCTAGGCCGGAGAGGGCTGTTTCTCTGTACCATATGGTGGCagttcagaaattttaaaacaaacacacagggaTTAAGAAATACTAATAATGAAAAAGATGAGCAAAGGTAATGAAACATGAAGCTAAATTCGTAAGAAGAAAATATGGTAGATTCCAGaactataaatatttaagttAGACTGAAACACTGCCCAGAACTGGGACCTGGGGCTTTCCagcaggtctctctctctctctctctctcactcaggcgcacacgcgcacacgcacacacacacacacacacacacacacacaactttatACCCCTGGATGGACGAGAACTCTGACACCCCCTACCCACCCAGACTTCTGAAGTAAAGCATGAGAGAGCGAGTGCCACCGAGTGGGAAAGTGGGGCGCAGCCATGACGTTCTAGGAGGTGAGGAAGTGAAGCTCACATGGGAGGCGAGGGCCTGCACAGAGGTCACAGGCTTGGAGAACAGACGGACCGGAGTGTGCCAGTCACTAATGGAGGTACAGCCCTGCTCAGCACCTTTCTGAGCTAAAGCCCCAAGGAAAACTCTGCATCTTCTTTAATTCCAGAACATGAGGAGAAGACCATTGTCAAGTACATAAAATTTAACCTCTTATTCACTGGACATCATTTATACAACTACatagaaagaataaaactaaaaacaagcagagatgcctgggtggctcagtcagttaagcgtctgccttcggctcaggtcatgatctcagggtcctgggattgagtcctacattgggctccctgctaggctgggagcctgcttctccctttgcctgctgctccccctgcttgtgcgctctctctctttctctctctctctctaacaaataaataaagaaaaaaaaactaaaaacaagcaGAAAGTAGTTGGAAAAACTTGTTAGTGCCTTTGAACTGAGAGGTTTTTCGAATCTCATATGAATACCATTTCCCTCCCTgtccctaacacacacacacacacacacacacacacacacacacacacacacacacacataaccttCTCAGAGGTTAGCTTAGGCCTAAGTGTAGAAAACTGCCCTCCACATAAGGAAGGTCTGGGACATCACCAGAAGCCCTGTCAAGAACAGGCAGCTTATGTCCCCTGTGGGAAAACGGAGTTGGAAGTCGGGCACCGTCCCACAGCAGCCATCACTAGCCGGACATTCGGACTGCTGCCCTTGGTCCCGCATCCCCGCGTATGCAGCAAGCGGTACCCTGTGTACGAAACATCAAGAAATAACATTGCAGTCAGAAGACCTTGATTCCTGTCCTTAGTTTGAACTTGAGGACCTCACTCCGAACTCAGAGCCTGTTCTCCTCCCctgtaaatggcaggatttcctcccctcccctcctcccagggtTATCCTGAGGCCTAAAGGAGATCCAAGTGCACGAAAGCCCTCCTCTAAGGTGTCATTCTTTGCTCATGACGATGAGGACACACGTGGCCAGCGTGGAAGGATGCGAGAGGCCTGGCCACTTTGCACACACTTTGCTATGTGGGAGCAGCTCCTGAACGGGCCCCCATCAACAGCTTCCAGCTTCTACGGTGAGAATAGAGCCCATGTTTTGAAGGCCGCCTACCCCAAGAGGAGGTGAGCCGATAAACCACATggatggagagaagcagccatCTTGGACAGAAGCATTATCTTCAAGGCTCAGCCAGGAGACGTCTTCACAGTGGAAGACAGAGCCAGACATCTGTCTTGGCTTTACCTGGAGGATCCTGAAGGGAGTGGACAGGAGAGGCACTACTCTTGAATATAATGCAGCAAAGTAGGGTTCACAGCGCTCACagacggcgccagggaggggggaTTTGACAAGCAAGTTAGCTCATTGGTAAGCCTGTCTCCTCACCTGTGAAAGGTGAACGAGAGAACGCACCTCTTCGGTCTGCTCTGGGACTTATGAGGGAGCCCTAGGAAGTCACAGCGCCTGAGGCCGAGCGACCAAGAAGTACCGGACGCCGAGCAACACTTTGTGTGAAGGACAGAATGCGAACACTTCAGTGAAGACCAAGTCAGGCCTCTGCTCTTTTAAAATGAGGTTTAttgtacataaaataaattaattacagTTTAAGCCAAAGCACGAGTGGCTTTTTAAAGTGCATTGTCGGGGATTTGGTGGTGGCCCCTCTATCTGTTCGCGTGCTGTAGGACCGTGTTTTCGTATTTAAGCCACGACTCAGCCAGGCCTAGGAAATGACCCAACGTCATCACTGTGAGCCTTTTACACAAATCACACCATAGCCAGTGAacacagctttttctttttttcttgtaccTGAtgcaagagttaaaaaaaataatgatactgTCTCACAATTACCCAAAGGCTGGGGCTCAAGGGTTTGAGATGTCAACCATTTAACACGTGCTGGACTAAACATACCCAACCTGGGTCAGGAAGGACACCGCGCCTTCCTGTGGGCACTATAAGCTTACAGATGTCCGTCTGTCTACATCACATCTGGCCCATAAAACCCTACccttttgggggggaggggccttAAAGAAAGCTGGTTATCCTTTGGGTTAGAAAGGCATTCTGTCACAACTGGTGCTCTGGAGATGCAAATCAGACATGTAAGAGAAAAAGCAGTTCTTCTTCTTGGGGTGCGGGacaggggagaaaagggaaaacaaagagaagaaaggagacagCCTTTGAGTGCCTTTGAGTTCTTTCATTCCCGCCGGCCAACACACCCAGTCCGCTGCTGAAACTACCACTGACTGTCATTTACAAGGTCAGGAACAAACTCCAGAGTGATTCTGCCGCCCTCCCCCTCTCGGAAGGAAAAGACACCCAGTCCGGGTCACGGTCTAGAGCGGCTCAGCTCTAGAGCTCAGCGGGCTCGCTCTCGAGCCCCGGCGGTTCCATCCCCTGCTCAGAACGCGGCTTTTCTGCAGCAGTTCCACGGGCCCTCCTGGCCCCTCGGCTCCGGCCCTTTCTGGAACCATGAACTCCTGCCAGCATTCAACATTCCTGCCCCGGAAGAACCTTGGGCCCCCCTTCCCGGGAAGACCAAACCCCCGTGGACGGCCCCGCTTCAGACGGAGGTGACTGTCCTCACTTTGGCCGAGAGGGCTTGCTTGAACCTCCTCTTCAGGTCCTGCATGTTGGGGGACTTGGGCCGGGGGATGAGGGAGGTGCGCCGCTTCTCGGGCGTGCTGCTGGGCTGCTGTTTGTGACTCACTTCCTTGCACAGCACATGGAAGGCGTTGTAGACGTCGTTGTAGTTCTCGCTGACGGACACCTCGTAGAAGGAGCAGCCCAGCACGCCGGCCAGCTGCAGTCCCAGCTGGGGGTCCACCTGCTTGACGTGCAGCAGGTCCGCTTTGTTGGCCACGACCACCACCGGCAGCCGGCTGCCCAGGTGCAGCTGCTGGACGTGCTGGTGGAGCTGGCCGATGAGTTCGTAGCTCTTGTAGTCGGTGACCGAGAACACGATCACCACGGCATCGGCCCAGCGAATGCACCTGTTCAGCTGTTCGCCGCAGCTCAGGCCGTTCTCGTGGACCTgcaagaggtggggggaggggtggggggtggtgagggcaCGCTGGGGTGGGGGCACGCGGAGAGACCCTGGCTCTGCCACACCGCCAGGTCCAAAGGGGCCCTTGGCGGTAATGCCGGGTCGCGGGCCATAAACCAGCTAGCTCCCTACACGCTTCGGCTTTCTGGACAGTATGTTGATCCAGCTGCACGGAGTTGGAATAAATAATAGTGCAGCTCCCCACACTCCACTGGAAAATTGACCTGCAGAAAACTCCACGCAGAGAGACTTTGTAGTTGCACAAAATGGGAAATTAACTGGCTAGACAGTACGTCTGGGGAAGCGAAGATAGGAGCTGGAAGCATTTAAACCTGGATAACCGCCCAgttcaagagggaaaaaaaacacacatatacaccagCAGGGCTCTTTTGTCTACAGAGGAACTTTCCACAATATTAAAGTGATCCCACGGACTTCAAGACTGTACCTAAATGGCTGGTTTTTCAGGGCCAAATACATGAAGGTAAAAACTGATCGTTTTAACCAAGGCAACTGTGCCAATTCcgtgtgtgtgtggtttggtCTCTCTGCCGGATAGAATTAGATTTCTTCTTAGATTTCTTCCCTCAGCCACATCCCCCAAATGAAGCCCAACCAACAGCCAAAGACAACCCAAGTGACAAGCAACGTGTACAAACCTAGTTTTGCCTCCCTCAAATTTCCCTCCTCTTCAGCAAAACGCATTATTCTGAGAATAACTGAACAATTCCATAGCCAAGTAGGGTCCCTTTGACTTAGTCACGAAACTTAGAGCTTCTTACCTGAACACCTGGAGTGTCTTGAACTTGAATAGCCAGGGTTTCACCTTCTATTTGCACTTGTCTGGTATAGAGATTACCTataaaggggggtggggggggaatatatataaaatatatatatatatatacacacacacacacagtttttcttccttgtacAACTTTGAAAACATAGTgggatttttttaagtaggaaaaaatatataccctGAACCAATGCACACAAATAAGCTATAGTTTATTCTACTTAATGAGCGTATttcagctgctttttttttttattttaaacaactgcAATTCTAACCCCAGATTAGGGTATTTATTAAAACCAAGGCACGGTTTGCAAGTTTCTGGAAACTGACTTAGCTCATTTTAAATGGATCTCCCATATTTAGAGTATTTCCTTGAAGTAAATTTTCTTGTTCAGCATGCATGGCCATTTGGTTTAATTTAGTACTTCATTACTGACATCTGTTTAGTCATTAGGTATTAACGACTTGGTAGGCAAATATTGCTGGTAAATGCACAGCCGATGTCATCGGTTGGAAGAAAAATGTGACACCATGTTAGCCAGATCTACATCAAAGCCAGAGACTGTCGTGCCTTATCTCGGGATGGTTTATAGAGCACATTTCAAATAATCCCCTTAGGTACTAAATATGGTCTAAGGATTTAAGCAATTTGCTAACAGACCATAGGTAGAAAGCCCTTAAGCCTCCCTGGTGGCCATCTTTAATCAGAGATTAAAAGAGATTCAATCTTCAGTGATTGAAACAGTGTCTTCTCGTTTATTTGGGAGCTCCCCTCCTCAAATTCTACCAtctagttatttttctctttgttgagaaAAGAGAACTTTAGGTTTACAACAGCTCTGCTCTGGCCTCTGCTTTAAAAGGTCACCTCTGAAAGGCGgccaacagagagggagaggggtggggggaggagctgaccatcttttttttttttttttttttatgacttttgCAGGAGTGTTTTGAAGGGAGAGGCTCTTGAGTACAAAGGGTGCTTCCAACTGGGGTCCCTATAGTTAAAACATACCAAGGAGAATACTTTCAGGCACTTGATAAAATGATGAATGGGCTTGGAATGGAATGAGGCCAGATGGCAGTTATGGGAACtgggaagcaggggaggggcaggcaaagTTGGAAGTGGCAGGATCCTGATGCTCAGACTGTCCTGTGAGGGAGGCTCCCTGGGAGACCCTGGAAAATGGTTAAGGGCAGTACTGTGCTAGCTGAGCACACTTGTCCCAAACGTGCCTCCTCACCTGCATTTCTTTCATAGTCACCAATGAACCTTTTGGTGAGGAACCGGACCACCAGAGCTGTAgggcagaaaagaaaggaaagagagttaACTCTGGCATAAGAAGTGAAATCGGTGTCCACCTCACCCCCAGCCTGGGAAACCACTGCGGCAGAGAAAGCAAGCCGGGCAGCTACCAAGTGAAATTCCTACCCTGCAGCTGCTTGACCCTTCTTCCAGACACAACGGAGAGGGGGTAGAAGGCATCCAAGGCCTCGTGAATTATGGCTCTGTCCAGCTGGAAGGGTCATTTGGCTCACCCCCCTCCTCTGAGCCTGGCTGAGCCACACCTAAGGCTTCCAGGAGACAAAGGTCTTTCTGAACCTTAAAGACCTCCAGGAGGGGTTCCATTCCCTAAGTCCCGCTTCTGTTCCAGGCACCGCCAGACAGACTCAAGAACCCCAAAGTTCTAATCCCAGTTGCGCCGGCGGTGCCCAGGAGGAGGCCTGGTCCTCCTGGGGTCCCCGTTTTCCTCATCTGTTGAAGAAGGGGCTTGGAGGCGATGCTGGCTCAGGCCCTCGCGGAGGGGCAGCGGATCAGTAGGAGGGGATGGGGGGCCAGCTGccctcccacctctcccccaCGCCTCGCTCACACGCAGCCCCCAGCGAGGCCGTCCACGTCCAGCCCGTCGTTCTCGCCCGAGTTCTAAGACTCACCGGTCTTGCCCACGCCGCTGGCCCCCACCACGGCGATCTTGACCAGGCGGCGGCCGGCCGCCCCCAGGCAGCAgtcggcggcagcggcggcgctGCCCGGGGCGGGGTACTCGGCGATGGTGCACATGTTCTGAATGAGGCGCATCGCCGCTCCAGCGGGGGCTGCACCACGCGGGACGCTACCTGCGGGGCGGGACCACTGTTGGGCTGCGCGGGAGCTGCGGGAGAACCCGGCC encodes:
- the RASL11B gene encoding ras-like protein family member 11B; translated protein: MRLIQNMCTIAEYPAPGSAAAAADCCLGAAGRRLVKIAVVGASGVGKTALVVRFLTKRFIGDYERNAGNLYTRQVQIEGETLAIQVQDTPGVQVHENGLSCGEQLNRCIRWADAVVIVFSVTDYKSYELIGQLHQHVQQLHLGSRLPVVVVANKADLLHVKQVDPQLGLQLAGVLGCSFYEVSVSENYNDVYNAFHVLCKEVSHKQQPSSTPEKRRTSLIPRPKSPNMQDLKRRFKQALSAKVRTVTSV